The Kozakia baliensis genome includes a region encoding these proteins:
- the hpnK gene encoding hopanoid biosynthesis-associated protein HpnK, producing MRQLIVSADDFGMSEEVNEAIEIAHRDGLLSTASLMVAGPASADAVRRAKRLPNLRVGLHLVVIEGETTLPGAAISSIATPDNQFGTSQLGLGIEYFFRPSARRALRREIEAQFRAFKASGLSLDHANAHKHMHLHPTVGRFLIESGLRHGLRHVRTPLEPPEPIKAVELHFDSLGDAALRRWCGVLRHQIRKAGMTTNDWCFGIAWSGHMSAGRVAGLAENLPSGLSEIYFHPATAKNAHLQALMPDYDHVGELDALVSPLFRNAVKRGNVELVGWDGAPVRT from the coding sequence CATGAGCGAGGAAGTGAATGAGGCCATCGAGATCGCGCATCGCGATGGCCTTCTTTCCACAGCAAGTCTGATGGTGGCAGGCCCGGCCAGCGCCGATGCGGTGCGGCGGGCCAAGCGTCTGCCGAACCTGCGCGTCGGGCTACATCTTGTCGTTATCGAAGGTGAAACCACGCTTCCAGGCGCAGCTATTTCGTCCATCGCGACGCCGGATAATCAGTTCGGCACCAGCCAACTTGGCCTTGGAATCGAATATTTTTTCCGTCCATCGGCGCGGCGTGCCTTACGGCGCGAGATTGAGGCGCAGTTTCGCGCCTTCAAGGCGTCCGGTCTTTCGCTGGATCATGCCAATGCACATAAACACATGCATTTGCACCCAACGGTCGGGCGCTTTCTGATCGAATCCGGGTTGCGTCATGGATTACGGCATGTGCGCACGCCGTTGGAACCGCCTGAGCCGATCAAAGCGGTGGAACTTCATTTCGACAGTCTCGGAGATGCCGCGTTGCGACGTTGGTGCGGAGTTCTGCGCCATCAGATTCGCAAAGCGGGCATGACGACGAACGATTGGTGCTTCGGCATCGCCTGGAGCGGGCATATGTCCGCCGGGCGCGTCGCTGGATTGGCGGAAAATCTGCCGTCGGGTCTTTCCGAAATTTACTTTCACCCGGCGACCGCCAAAAACGCGCATCTTCAGGCTTTAATGCCGGATTACGATCATGTCGGAGAACTCGATGCGTTGGTCAGCCCGTTATTTCGCAATGCCGTAAAGCGCGGAAACGTAGAATTGGTCGGGTGGGATGGCGCACCGGTGCGCACCTGA
- the trxA gene encoding thioredoxin TrxA has translation MSANTVAVTDGNFETDVLKAEGPVLVDFWAEWCGPCKMIAPALDEIGKEYQGRVKVAKVNIDENPDAPTRYGVRSIPTLIVFKNGQPVAQKTGALPKSQLKAWVESTI, from the coding sequence ATGAGCGCGAACACGGTGGCCGTGACTGACGGCAATTTCGAAACGGACGTTCTCAAGGCCGAAGGCCCGGTTCTGGTGGATTTCTGGGCGGAATGGTGCGGTCCCTGCAAAATGATCGCTCCGGCGCTGGATGAAATCGGCAAGGAATATCAAGGCCGCGTTAAGGTTGCGAAGGTCAATATCGACGAAAACCCGGACGCGCCGACCCGCTATGGCGTGCGCAGCATCCCGACCCTGATCGTCTTTAAGAACGGCCAGCCGGTTGCACAGAAAACGGGCGCTCTGCCCAAGAGCCAACTGAAAGCCTGGGTCGAATCCACGATCTGA
- a CDS encoding VOC family protein — translation MRSSAIVICLTCACLAVGGVSGSFGFTAYAASGTGFIPLTSSTEKTRLPGKVIFSQLVTPSLEVAQQFYGKLFGWQFQHVPSRGARYAEIMLNGHPIASVVERAIPPGIHDVPFWMPFIATSDVDALARKAQNGGGKILFKPRDIPGLGRETVVADPQGGLFAALTTPSGDPADETTPPGGWIWSTLLTPDPQDAGNFYQSLFGYETAPAPDSGDNAHLIAASQDYARASINPLPPHMPPNAPARWIRFLRVENVGAAAETATSLGGKILVEPHIDRDGALIAVLADPAGAVFGILEWHDQAPEGEPK, via the coding sequence TTGCGTTCGTCAGCGATTGTCATCTGCCTTACCTGCGCCTGCCTAGCGGTTGGAGGTGTTTCCGGTTCATTTGGATTTACGGCGTATGCGGCTTCTGGCACCGGTTTCATCCCGCTAACATCTTCTACCGAGAAAACACGACTTCCCGGCAAGGTGATTTTCTCTCAGCTCGTTACGCCCAGCCTGGAAGTTGCCCAGCAATTTTATGGAAAGCTTTTCGGCTGGCAGTTTCAACATGTGCCGAGCCGTGGCGCACGTTATGCGGAGATCATGCTGAACGGCCATCCGATTGCGAGTGTCGTGGAACGCGCCATTCCGCCTGGAATTCATGACGTGCCGTTCTGGATGCCTTTCATCGCCACTTCCGACGTGGATGCGCTGGCCAGAAAAGCGCAAAATGGCGGCGGGAAAATATTGTTCAAACCGCGCGATATTCCCGGCTTGGGACGCGAGACGGTCGTAGCCGATCCGCAGGGCGGCTTATTCGCTGCATTGACGACGCCAAGCGGCGACCCGGCGGATGAGACCACGCCGCCCGGCGGATGGATTTGGAGCACGTTGCTGACGCCCGATCCACAGGACGCGGGAAATTTCTACCAATCCCTTTTCGGCTACGAAACCGCCCCCGCGCCGGACTCCGGCGACAATGCCCATCTCATTGCGGCCTCGCAGGATTACGCCCGCGCCAGCATCAATCCGTTGCCACCGCATATGCCGCCCAATGCGCCTGCGCGTTGGATACGTTTTCTACGTGTGGAAAATGTGGGAGCTGCGGCGGAAACGGCGACCTCGCTCGGGGGAAAAATATTGGTCGAACCTCATATCGATCGTGATGGAGCTTTAATCGCGGTTCTGGCCGATCCGGCGGGAGCCGTTTTCGGTATTCTGGAATGGCACGATCAAGCGCCGGAAGGAGAGCCGAAATGA
- the addA gene encoding double-strand break repair helicase AddA codes for MSASNAIVSANETQRQASDPRASVFVSASAGSGKTKLLIDRLLRLMLPIEAADPETGAPILLPGSEPARIQCLTFTKAAAAEMANRLQDRLGRWVSLSDFDLNKELDALGVPTTEEARHAARALFVKVLDLPGGMRIGTIHAFCQSLLRRFPLEASINPHFTLLEDTDANLALSQAIEQSLGEAQSQPEMQARLNLLAGQVGLDEYLQRIRALRDKSSRLLPVFERWQIQPERIARAYAKVLGASDETINDLQTRFVAPPVEDKLREVLREALDNGTAAMQANVTAMLDWLSRPAKERNPQTWRDALLTKTDGKPRSARSFVKAPIAKDRPYIMDTLEREAERLIEIEGQIAVQRLLALNLALFALAAPTLTRYARDKAERGLVDYDDLIASTRDLLRDPGAAWVLYKLDGGIDHLLLDEVQDTSSTQWEIAGALTEEFFAGEGARDMQGRPRTVFAVGDFKQSIYAFQGADPQGFHEWRLRFQRMVREGEQQWRDPGLNVSFRSVRPVLHLVDAVFEQENAARGLREPGSGEALPHHRSARPAEGGRVELWPLVPKGEKGEAPDPWDAPSGNAGQSSPPQRLADELARWIAAQIGKPPQEGQAPLRAGDVLVLVPKRSPFLRALIRALKGHGVEVATLVRVGLTDQLAVQDLVALCEALLLPQDDLTLASVLTSPLGGLSDDSLMALAMDRGDRPLWTELRDRYDERPDWAAAWRMLSALYRRIDFATPYQLLADALGNQGGRARLLRRLGPEAAEPTDDLLAAALQYEALHPPSMQGFLNWLRASEATVKREPEAAADAVRIMTVHGSKGLQARLVVLPDMTSVLRQDTRLLWAKTDGVELPIWSPGKGLACPLTEKLAAAEMEAAQAERNRLLYVALTRASDWLVICGWESGKSISADSWYAMCQAGFSALEAQSVPFEGGWEGERLVLEEACAVSKPVKAPVSIMESKPLPPEFGQAPDWRALPPPVELALTRPLAPSRPEGVSFGATPPARSPLDLLAGRIGNRERALRRGTLIHRLLQWLPDRPQSIRVELAESWLARPSYHLDSQEISRLAQQVMGVLEHPALRPLFEPGSRAEQPITGVAAGSVIVGQVDRLRVTDSTVYLCDYKTNQHPPAEDQATPIAYLRQMAAYAAVLRQIYPTHRIECSLVWTEGPRITLLEEAQLDRYAPGRFES; via the coding sequence ATGAGCGCCTCCAACGCCATCGTCTCGGCCAATGAAACGCAACGCCAGGCGTCGGACCCGCGCGCTTCGGTGTTTGTCTCCGCCTCGGCGGGAAGCGGCAAGACCAAACTGCTAATCGATCGGCTTTTGCGCCTGATGTTGCCGATCGAAGCCGCCGATCCTGAAACCGGCGCGCCGATCTTGCTGCCGGGTTCCGAACCCGCGCGTATTCAGTGTCTGACTTTCACCAAGGCCGCCGCGGCGGAAATGGCGAACCGCCTGCAAGATCGGCTCGGCCGCTGGGTGTCGCTTTCCGATTTCGATCTGAACAAAGAACTGGACGCGCTGGGTGTCCCCACGACGGAAGAAGCCCGCCACGCGGCGCGGGCCTTGTTCGTCAAAGTGCTGGATCTCCCCGGCGGCATGCGCATCGGCACGATTCATGCCTTCTGCCAATCGCTCCTGCGGCGCTTCCCGCTCGAAGCCTCGATCAACCCGCATTTTACTTTGTTGGAAGATACGGATGCCAATCTGGCTCTCAGCCAAGCCATCGAGCAATCGCTAGGCGAGGCGCAGTCCCAACCGGAGATGCAGGCGCGACTGAATCTCTTGGCAGGCCAAGTCGGGCTGGACGAATATCTTCAACGCATCCGCGCCCTGCGCGATAAATCGTCACGCCTATTGCCCGTTTTCGAACGTTGGCAAATCCAGCCCGAACGCATCGCGCGAGCCTACGCCAAAGTGCTCGGCGCAAGCGACGAAACCATTAATGACCTTCAAACGCGTTTCGTCGCACCTCCGGTGGAAGATAAGCTGCGCGAAGTGCTGCGCGAGGCGTTGGATAACGGCACGGCCGCCATGCAGGCGAATGTCACGGCCATGCTCGATTGGCTTTCCCGCCCGGCGAAAGAGCGTAACCCGCAAACCTGGCGCGATGCGCTGCTGACGAAAACGGACGGCAAGCCCCGCTCCGCGCGCTCTTTCGTCAAAGCGCCCATCGCCAAAGACCGTCCATATATCATGGACACTTTGGAGCGTGAGGCGGAACGCTTGATCGAGATTGAGGGTCAAATCGCCGTGCAGCGGCTGCTGGCGCTCAATCTCGCCCTGTTCGCACTCGCCGCGCCCACCCTTACGCGTTACGCGCGCGATAAGGCGGAGCGGGGCTTGGTGGATTATGACGATCTCATCGCCTCCACGCGTGACTTGCTGCGCGACCCCGGTGCGGCTTGGGTACTGTATAAGCTCGATGGCGGCATCGATCATTTGTTGCTGGACGAAGTGCAGGACACGTCCTCCACCCAATGGGAAATTGCTGGCGCGTTGACGGAGGAGTTCTTCGCGGGCGAGGGTGCGCGAGACATGCAGGGCCGCCCGCGCACCGTGTTCGCCGTGGGCGATTTCAAACAATCGATCTATGCCTTCCAAGGGGCGGACCCGCAGGGTTTTCACGAATGGCGTCTACGTTTCCAGCGTATGGTGCGTGAGGGCGAGCAGCAATGGCGCGATCCGGGGTTGAACGTGTCGTTCCGTTCCGTCCGCCCGGTGCTTCATCTTGTGGATGCGGTATTCGAGCAGGAAAACGCCGCGCGGGGCTTGCGCGAACCTGGCTCCGGCGAAGCGCTGCCGCATCACCGTTCCGCCCGCCCCGCCGAGGGCGGGCGCGTCGAGCTTTGGCCGCTCGTGCCTAAAGGCGAGAAGGGGGAGGCGCCCGATCCATGGGATGCGCCGAGCGGCAATGCCGGGCAAAGCAGCCCGCCGCAACGCTTGGCCGATGAACTTGCCCGCTGGATCGCCGCCCAGATCGGCAAACCGCCGCAGGAAGGGCAAGCGCCTTTGCGCGCGGGTGATGTGCTGGTGCTGGTGCCCAAACGGTCTCCGTTCCTGCGTGCGCTGATCCGCGCCTTGAAAGGGCATGGCGTCGAAGTGGCGACACTCGTGCGCGTCGGCCTGACGGACCAGCTCGCCGTGCAAGATCTCGTGGCGTTGTGCGAGGCGCTGCTTCTGCCGCAAGACGACCTTACCCTGGCCTCCGTGCTGACCTCGCCTTTGGGCGGGCTGAGCGACGATTCCCTCATGGCGTTGGCGATGGATCGCGGTGACCGCCCGCTCTGGACCGAACTGCGCGACCGTTATGACGAGCGCCCCGATTGGGCGGCGGCATGGCGCATGTTGTCCGCGCTCTATCGACGCATCGACTTCGCCACACCGTATCAACTTTTGGCGGATGCGCTCGGCAATCAAGGTGGCCGCGCGCGCCTGCTGCGTCGCCTCGGTCCCGAAGCCGCCGAACCGACGGACGATCTTCTGGCGGCCGCGTTGCAGTATGAAGCGCTGCATCCGCCTTCCATGCAGGGCTTCCTGAACTGGCTGCGTGCCAGCGAAGCGACGGTAAAGCGCGAGCCGGAAGCCGCTGCCGATGCCGTGCGCATCATGACAGTGCATGGCTCCAAAGGCTTACAGGCGCGCTTGGTCGTGTTGCCGGATATGACGAGCGTGCTCCGGCAAGATACGCGCCTACTTTGGGCGAAAACGGATGGCGTCGAACTGCCGATTTGGTCGCCTGGGAAGGGGCTGGCCTGCCCGCTGACGGAAAAGCTGGCAGCGGCGGAAATGGAGGCGGCGCAGGCGGAGCGCAATCGGCTGCTTTACGTCGCGCTCACCCGTGCCAGCGATTGGCTGGTGATCTGCGGTTGGGAGAGTGGGAAGAGCATCTCCGCCGATAGCTGGTATGCCATGTGCCAAGCCGGTTTCTCGGCTTTGGAAGCGCAATCGGTGCCGTTCGAGGGCGGATGGGAAGGCGAAAGGCTCGTTCTTGAGGAGGCCTGCGCCGTCTCCAAGCCCGTTAAGGCTCCGGTTTCGATTATGGAATCCAAGCCGCTTCCGCCGGAGTTCGGGCAGGCCCCGGACTGGCGCGCATTGCCGCCGCCCGTCGAACTGGCGCTGACGCGCCCGTTGGCGCCAAGCCGTCCAGAAGGCGTATCCTTTGGGGCAACGCCGCCCGCGCGCTCCCCGCTCGACTTGTTGGCGGGCCGCATCGGCAATCGCGAACGCGCGTTACGGCGCGGCACGCTGATCCATCGTCTTTTGCAATGGCTGCCCGACCGTCCGCAATCCATACGCGTCGAACTGGCGGAAAGTTGGCTGGCGCGTCCTTCCTATCATCTCGATAGTCAGGAAATCAGCCGTTTAGCGCAGCAGGTTATGGGGGTGCTGGAACATCCGGCGCTACGGCCCTTGTTCGAGCCGGGAAGCCGCGCTGAACAGCCGATCACTGGCGTTGCGGCAGGATCGGTGATCGTCGGGCAAGTGGATCGCCTGCGCGTCACCGATAGCACGGTTTATTTATGCGATTACAAGACCAATCAGCATCCGCCTGCGGAAGATCAGGCAACGCCCATCGCCTATCTGCGTCAGATGGCGGCCTATGCGGCGGTATTGCGCCAAATCTACCCCACGCATCGCATCGAATGCAGTTTGGTGTGGACCGAAGGCCCACGCATCACCTTGCTGGAGGAGGCGCAGCTTGATCGCTACGCCCCCGGCCGCTTCGAAAGTTAG
- the addB gene encoding double-strand break repair protein AddB — MSIVTIPNDQPFLDAIAQRWLEGPGLTHDESGLIVVPGRRAARSLMEAFLRQLDGEAALLPRIVPVGDVDEDELAVSGAEALKLPPAVEPARRMATLAAMVLRADGAFSTAPTIDQAWPLARALAELMDDAERVGVDLHEKLPHAAEPRFAAHWHQTLQFLEIVTQAWPLWLEEQELMNPVGRQVALLRAQALAWKDSPPQTPLWAVGFSDGMASVCAVLRAVMDAPQGCVVLPGVDLSLPEEVWEHLPDSHPQAGLRRLLVDLGVKRAELEIWEDGLSRNVLKERASFISRAMLPAEGLSDWGQDHAPFKLDGLTRLDAADQQQEAATIAMILRDGIRIPGREVALVTPDRALARRVATELLRYGIVADDSAGEALALTPAAVFLRLLAEAAANDLTPVSLLALLKHPLTALGTTPGNCRASARRLERVVLRGPAPPPGMAGLRDALGAQGGEDRAEAESADRPDRPEPLDGFLNRLEEALAPVRAKRKGTLPDLLTALVQSAEALATTDEQPGAERLWLGAEGHALARHMAGLIAFTDILPPQEITQLPAFLLSSMSGQMVFGQRVLQGRDGEALHPRVSILGVLEARLQFADLVVLGGLNEGIWPPATDPGPWLSRPMRTRAGLPSPERLIGVAAHDFTTAMLSAPEVVLSSAARREGAPSVPARWLVRLNALLGGRRQVLPSHPALLWQTRVDQPNGPARPVAAPEPRPPVKRRPRRLSVTEIETWLRDPYAIYARHILKLRALPPLEEAADRSDIGVIVHAGLDHWLQSGRLDAASLNSSLHRALSERKLRPALEAWWRPRLSRIAEWVAEREAERERPQSMKVEVKGDLTLNVPAGPFRLRARADRIELNAEGKATIIDYKTGTLPSQMDVQQGWSSQLVLEAVMLAQDAFADLPPAETVSLLYWRLTGDQEKGQELEVPKKAEDLPDLVERSLTHLRRRIEQFDQEQTPYRSHPHPDKAPRYTDYAQLARVPEWSVAREEGGE, encoded by the coding sequence ATGAGCATCGTCACCATCCCCAACGACCAACCGTTTCTGGACGCCATCGCCCAGCGCTGGCTCGAAGGGCCAGGGCTTACGCATGATGAAAGCGGGCTGATCGTCGTGCCGGGACGGCGTGCGGCGCGTAGCCTGATGGAAGCGTTCTTGCGCCAGCTTGACGGTGAGGCTGCGCTGCTGCCCCGCATCGTGCCGGTGGGCGATGTGGATGAGGACGAATTGGCCGTCTCCGGCGCGGAAGCATTGAAACTGCCTCCCGCTGTCGAACCCGCCCGCCGTATGGCGACGCTCGCGGCGATGGTGCTTAGAGCCGATGGCGCGTTCAGCACCGCGCCGACGATCGACCAAGCCTGGCCCTTGGCCCGCGCCCTGGCGGAACTGATGGACGATGCCGAACGCGTCGGCGTCGATCTGCACGAAAAACTCCCTCATGCCGCCGAGCCGCGCTTCGCCGCTCATTGGCACCAAACGCTGCAATTCCTGGAAATCGTCACCCAAGCCTGGCCCCTTTGGCTGGAAGAGCAGGAATTGATGAATCCGGTGGGGCGTCAGGTCGCGCTGCTGCGCGCCCAAGCTCTGGCCTGGAAGGATTCGCCGCCGCAAACCCCGCTTTGGGCCGTGGGTTTTTCGGATGGCATGGCCTCGGTCTGCGCCGTTCTGCGCGCGGTGATGGACGCGCCTCAAGGCTGCGTGGTGCTGCCCGGCGTCGATCTGTCATTGCCGGAGGAAGTGTGGGAGCATTTGCCCGATAGCCACCCGCAAGCCGGTTTGCGCCGCTTGCTGGTCGATCTGGGCGTGAAGCGCGCCGAACTGGAAATCTGGGAGGATGGGCTTTCGCGCAATGTGCTGAAGGAGCGCGCATCTTTCATTAGCCGCGCCATGCTTCCGGCGGAAGGTCTGTCCGATTGGGGCCAGGACCATGCGCCGTTCAAGCTGGACGGTCTGACGCGGCTGGATGCGGCGGACCAGCAGCAGGAAGCCGCCACTATTGCCATGATCCTGCGTGACGGCATCCGTATTCCGGGGCGGGAAGTGGCGCTGGTTACGCCCGATCGCGCTCTGGCGCGCCGTGTGGCTACGGAATTGCTGCGTTACGGCATCGTGGCGGACGATAGCGCGGGCGAGGCGTTAGCGCTTACGCCCGCCGCCGTGTTCCTGCGTCTCTTGGCCGAAGCGGCGGCGAACGATCTTACGCCGGTATCGCTGCTGGCCTTGCTCAAACACCCGCTGACGGCGCTCGGCACAACACCGGGCAATTGCCGCGCCAGCGCCCGCCGCTTGGAGCGCGTGGTGCTGCGCGGGCCTGCGCCACCGCCGGGTATGGCGGGCCTGCGCGATGCGCTTGGCGCGCAAGGCGGAGAAGACAGGGCGGAGGCGGAAAGCGCGGATCGTCCCGACCGCCCGGAGCCGCTGGATGGATTCCTCAATCGCCTGGAAGAAGCGCTGGCCCCTGTGAGGGCGAAGCGAAAAGGCACGTTGCCCGATCTGCTCACGGCGCTAGTGCAATCGGCCGAAGCCCTGGCCACGACGGACGAACAACCTGGCGCGGAGCGTCTCTGGCTCGGAGCGGAAGGCCATGCCCTGGCGCGCCATATGGCGGGGTTGATCGCCTTTACCGATATCCTTCCGCCGCAAGAGATCACGCAACTTCCCGCCTTTCTGCTTTCCTCCATGTCCGGGCAAATGGTGTTCGGCCAGCGCGTTCTGCAGGGGCGCGATGGCGAGGCGCTGCATCCGCGCGTGTCGATCCTGGGCGTTCTCGAAGCGCGTCTGCAATTCGCCGATCTCGTGGTCCTTGGTGGCCTGAACGAAGGCATTTGGCCCCCCGCCACCGATCCTGGCCCCTGGCTAAGCCGCCCGATGCGCACCCGCGCCGGGCTGCCCTCGCCGGAACGGCTGATCGGGGTCGCGGCACATGATTTCACCACCGCGATGCTCTCCGCGCCGGAAGTCGTGCTCTCCAGCGCGGCACGCCGGGAAGGCGCACCCTCAGTTCCGGCGCGTTGGTTGGTGCGGTTGAACGCGCTGTTGGGCGGGCGCAGGCAGGTATTGCCGTCGCATCCGGCATTGTTATGGCAAACGCGCGTCGATCAGCCTAACGGCCCCGCCCGTCCTGTCGCCGCGCCGGAGCCGCGCCCGCCCGTCAAACGCCGCCCGCGCCGGCTTTCCGTCACGGAAATCGAAACATGGCTGCGCGATCCTTATGCGATCTATGCGCGCCATATCCTGAAATTGCGCGCTCTGCCGCCTTTGGAAGAAGCGGCGGACCGCTCGGATATCGGCGTGATCGTCCATGCCGGTCTGGATCATTGGCTGCAATCCGGTCGCCTGGATGCAGCCTCGCTCAATTCCAGCCTGCACCGCGCGCTCTCCGAACGAAAATTACGCCCGGCTTTGGAGGCTTGGTGGCGTCCTCGCCTGTCACGCATTGCGGAATGGGTGGCGGAACGCGAGGCGGAGCGGGAACGCCCGCAATCGATGAAAGTGGAAGTGAAGGGCGATCTCACCCTAAACGTGCCTGCCGGGCCGTTCCGTCTCCGCGCGCGCGCAGACCGCATCGAACTGAACGCGGAAGGCAAGGCTACGATCATCGACTACAAAACGGGCACCCTGCCGAGCCAGATGGACGTGCAGCAAGGTTGGAGTTCTCAGCTTGTGTTGGAAGCGGTGATGCTCGCTCAGGACGCATTCGCCGATCTACCGCCTGCGGAAACGGTATCGCTGCTTTATTGGCGGCTGACCGGCGATCAGGAAAAAGGCCAGGAACTGGAAGTGCCGAAGAAAGCCGAGGATTTACCGGACCTGGTCGAACGCTCCTTAACGCATCTGCGCCGCCGTATCGAACAATTCGATCAGGAACAAACGCCCTACCGCTCCCATCCGCACCCGGACAAAGCCCCGCGCTATACCGATTACGCACAACTGGCCCGCGTGCCGGAATGGAGCGTCGCGCGCGAGGAGGGCGGGGAATGA
- the tsaE gene encoding tRNA (adenosine(37)-N6)-threonylcarbamoyltransferase complex ATPase subunit type 1 TsaE, with translation MPHHLPNQSATEAFAQRIAALAQPGDTIALSGEMGVGKSVFARAFLRAFAGDPALDVPSPTFSLVQLYDTLRGQVAHFDLWRVDGPDALYELGWEDLQDGIMLVEWPERAGEELPRNALHLTLSHGATDEARIVQWRGWEGRL, from the coding sequence ATGCCCCACCATCTTCCCAACCAATCTGCTACTGAAGCCTTTGCCCAGCGCATCGCAGCCCTTGCGCAACCGGGTGACACCATTGCGCTAAGCGGTGAAATGGGGGTGGGTAAAAGCGTGTTCGCGCGTGCTTTTCTGCGCGCTTTTGCGGGCGATCCGGCGTTGGATGTCCCAAGCCCGACATTTTCTCTCGTGCAGCTTTACGACACGCTGCGCGGGCAGGTGGCGCATTTCGATTTGTGGCGGGTTGACGGGCCGGATGCGCTATACGAACTCGGTTGGGAAGATTTGCAGGACGGCATCATGCTGGTGGAATGGCCCGAGCGCGCAGGGGAGGAATTGCCTCGAAACGCGCTGCACCTCACGCTTTCGCACGGCGCGACCGATGAGGCGCGCATTGTGCAATGGCGCGGTTGGGAAGGGCGGCTATGA
- a CDS encoding trimeric intracellular cation channel family protein, whose translation MISDHLAGIHAFYMSALPNLDLAGTAVFALSGALVAAKARQTLLTFAFFAAITGVGGGTVRDLLIGAPVFWMHATTPIAVCLIMALLVWFTPRIFWPDRAIDWFDGIGLAAYGVYGAAKALAYGIPWLPAAIMGVVTACMGGIFRDVLAGVPSIVIRPELYVTAAALAAGSYVLLTTCGAADLFAALVAFALGFGLRGVAIWKGLALPTYRG comes from the coding sequence ATGATCTCGGACCATCTGGCGGGCATCCACGCCTTCTATATGTCCGCCTTGCCCAACCTAGACCTCGCGGGCACGGCAGTGTTCGCACTCTCCGGCGCGCTGGTGGCGGCCAAAGCGCGCCAAACCCTGCTGACCTTCGCCTTCTTCGCCGCCATCACCGGCGTTGGTGGCGGCACGGTGCGCGATTTACTGATCGGCGCGCCCGTATTCTGGATGCACGCCACCACGCCTATTGCCGTCTGCCTCATCATGGCGTTGCTGGTCTGGTTCACACCCCGCATTTTCTGGCCGGATCGCGCGATTGATTGGTTCGATGGCATCGGCCTTGCGGCCTATGGCGTTTACGGCGCGGCCAAGGCGTTGGCCTATGGCATCCCCTGGCTTCCCGCTGCCATCATGGGCGTCGTAACCGCCTGCATGGGCGGCATCTTCCGGGATGTGCTCGCAGGCGTACCCTCTATCGTCATCCGCCCCGAGCTCTACGTTACCGCCGCTGCTCTCGCTGCCGGAAGCTACGTCCTCCTCACCACCTGTGGGGCAGCGGATTTATTCGCGGCTTTGGTGGCGTTCGCATTGGGGTTCGGATTGCGGGGGGTAGCGATTTGGAAGGGGTTAGCGCTGCCGACTTATCGGGGGTGA
- a CDS encoding threonine aldolase family protein: MAQQFASDNYAGICPEVWAAMQDANQGSVPAYGEDPWTTRAAEAFRRLFETDCEVFFAFNGTAANSLALAALCQSYNSVICSSFAHVETDECGAPEFFSNGSKLLVARTDNAKLTPADIRALATCRADIHYPKPRAVTITQPTETGEVYSLDEIREISAICRQLGLRLHMDGARFANACAALGCTPAEMTWQAGVDVLCFGGTKNGMAVGEAILFFDRTLAEGFDYRCKQAGQLASKMRFLAAPWIGLLETGAWLRNGAHANACAARLAAEVAGLPDIELMFPAEANAVFLRAPEPVLIALRDRGWRFYTFIGGGARFMFAWDADPARVDALAADIAACTA; the protein is encoded by the coding sequence GTGGCCCAGCAATTCGCAAGCGACAATTACGCCGGTATCTGCCCTGAGGTTTGGGCGGCTATGCAAGACGCCAACCAAGGCTCGGTCCCGGCCTATGGCGAAGACCCCTGGACCACCCGCGCCGCCGAAGCCTTTCGCCGCCTGTTCGAAACGGATTGCGAAGTCTTTTTCGCCTTCAACGGCACAGCGGCTAACTCCCTGGCCCTAGCTGCGCTCTGCCAATCCTATAACAGCGTGATCTGCTCCTCCTTCGCGCATGTCGAAACCGATGAATGCGGCGCACCGGAATTCTTCTCCAACGGCTCCAAACTCCTGGTCGCCCGCACTGATAACGCCAAGCTGACGCCCGCCGATATCCGTGCCCTGGCCACCTGCCGCGCCGATATCCACTACCCTAAGCCCCGCGCGGTGACGATTACCCAGCCCACCGAGACCGGCGAAGTCTATTCGCTCGACGAAATCCGCGAGATCTCGGCTATTTGCCGCCAACTTGGCCTGCGACTGCATATGGATGGCGCGCGCTTCGCCAATGCCTGCGCCGCCCTGGGCTGCACGCCTGCGGAAATGACATGGCAAGCGGGTGTGGACGTGCTCTGCTTCGGTGGCACCAAAAACGGCATGGCGGTGGGTGAGGCGATCCTGTTCTTCGACCGCACCTTGGCGGAAGGCTTCGATTACCGCTGCAAACAAGCCGGACAACTCGCCTCCAAAATGCGCTTTCTCGCCGCCCCTTGGATCGGCCTGCTGGAAACCGGCGCGTGGCTGCGCAACGGCGCGCACGCCAATGCTTGCGCCGCGCGGCTGGCCGCGGAAGTAGCGGGCCTGCCCGATATCGAATTGATGTTCCCGGCAGAAGCCAACGCCGTGTTCCTGCGCGCGCCCGAACCCGTCCTGATCGCCCTGCGGGACCGCGGCTGGCGCTTCTATACCTTCATTGGCGGTGGTGCGCGCTTTATGTTCGCGTGGGACGCCGACCCGGCGCGCGTGGACGCCCTGGCGGCGGATATTGCCGCCTGCACTGCATGA